The proteins below are encoded in one region of Lactuca sativa cultivar Salinas chromosome 3, Lsat_Salinas_v11, whole genome shotgun sequence:
- the LOC111906668 gene encoding eukaryotic peptide chain release factor subunit 1-3 produces MADTHDTDKNIEIWKIKKLIKALEAARGNGTSMISLIMPPRDQVSRVTKMLGDEFGTASNIKSRVNRQSVLGAITSAQQRLKLYNKVPPNGLVLYTGTIVTDDGKEKKVTIDFEPFRPINASLYLCDNKFHTEALNELLESDDKFGFIVMDGNGTLFGTLSGNTREVLHKFSVDLPKKHGRGGQSALRFARLRMEKRHNYVRKTAELATQFYINPSTSQPNVSGLILAGSADFKTELSQSDMFDPRLQAKILNVVDVSYGGENGFNQAIELSAEILANVKFIQEKRLIGKYFEEISQDTGKYVFGVDDTLKTLEMGAVDILIVWENLDINRYTLKNTTTGEVMIKHFNKEQEGNQKNFRDATTNVELEVQDKMSLLEWFANEYRKFGCTLEFVTNKSQEGSQFCRGFGGIGGILRYQLDIRSFDELSDDELYEDSE; encoded by the coding sequence ATGGCGGACACCCACGACACCGACAAAAACATCGAAATATGGAAAATCAAGAAACTCATCAAAGCACTGGAAGCAGCACGTGGCAATGGAACAAGCATGATCTCTCTCATCATGCCACCACGTGACCAAGTCTCTCGCGTCACAAAAATGCTCGGAGACGAATTCGGAACAGCTTCCAACATCAAAAGCCGCGTAAACCGTCAATCCGTTTTAGGCGCAATCACCTCCGCCCAACAACGCCTCAAACTCTACAACAAAGTCCCTCCAAACGGCCTCGTTCTCTACACCGGAACCATCGTCACCGACgacggaaaagaaaaaaaagtcacCATCGATTTCGAACCCTTCCGCCCTATCAACGCTTCCTTATATCTCTGCGATAACAAATTCCACACCGAAGCGCTCAACGAGCTTCTAGAATCCGATGACAAATTCGGATTCATCGTCATGGATGGAAACGGAACACTCTTCGGGACTTTAAGCGGGAATACACGCGAAGTGCTCCACAAATTCAGCGTCGATTTACCCAAAAAACACGGGAGAGGAGGTCAATCGGCGTTGAGATTCGCTCGATTACGAATGGAGAAACGACATAACTATGTGAGGAAAACTGCTGAGCTGGCGACGCAGTTTTATATAAACCCTTCGACTAGTCAACCGAATGTTTCGGGTCTGATACTTGCGGGATCCGCGGACTTCAAAACGGAGCTTAGTCAATCGGATATGTTTGACCCGCGTCTTCAGGCTAAGATCTTGAATGTTGTGGATGTTTCTTATGGAGGCGAAAACGGGTTCAATCAAGCGATTGAGTTGTCTGCTGAGATTCTTGCGAATGTTAAGTTTATTCAGGAGAAACGGTTGATTGGGAAGTATTTTGAGGAGATTAGTCAGGATACTGGGAAGTATGTGTTTGGGGTGGATGATACTTTGAAGACACTTGAGATGGGTGCTGTTGATATACTCATCGTTTGGGAGAATCTTGATATCAACAGGTATACTCTCAAGAATACCACAACAGGTGAAGTGATGATAAAGCATTTCAACAAAGAGCAAGAGGGTAATCAAAAAAACTTCCGTGATGCAACCACGAACGTCGAATTAGAAGTTCAAGACAAGATGTCTTTACTCGAGTGGTTTGCTAATGAGTATAGAAAATTCGGTTGCACGCTTGAATTTGTGACAAATAAATCGCAAGAAGGATCACAATTTTGCAGAGGGTTTGGTGGAATTGGGGGAATTTTACGCTACCAATTGGACATTCGCTCATTCGATGAGCTCTCAGATGATGAATTGTACGAAGATTCTGAATAG